tttcctcttttggtttccctACCTTTATTCTCAATTCCCCTTGCATTAAATGGCCacattccatttgttttcctaaCCACTAgccgtacctgcatactagcattTTGTGGTCCgtgtacccagatccctctgcaccatagagttctgcagtctctctctatttaaacAATGAACTGCTGTTTTTATTCTTATGCCAGGTGGACAAGTTCAcactttctcacattatactccatctgccaaatttttgcccactcacttaacctgtctaaatGATTTTATAGACTTTCCTATGCCAACTTAATTTCCCACCTAtctctgtgtcatcagcaaatttgcctaCCATACATTCGGGTCCTTTGATACCAAACCTGATACTAAATTTAAAATGCTAAATTAAGTGGACAGATTGCATAAACTTGTTttatattccttggagtttagaagatttaaGGTTGAACTTGGCAAGGTGTTTGAAATTATTAAAGGACTCGTCGGAGCCAATGCACAGAAAGCTTTTCCCATGTTGAAGGAATCCTGACCAAGAGGTCATAATCTCAACATTATAGCTCAgccatttaggagtgaaatcagggTGCGTGTTTTCACACAaagtggagtggaaatctggaacttgaTTCTCCTAATGGTTGTGTGTGCTTGGTCAATTGAGATTTTCAAGACTGAAATTGTTAGATTTTTGTCAAGTAGGGATAAAGAGAGAATGTAGTTAAATGGAGTCATGGTGAAGATAAGCCATTCTCTAATTGAATGGATTTGAAGATCCGATGTTATGTTCTTACGAACATTGGCCAATTCTTCAAAAAGGCCACGGCATCTTTAACATCTATCTGAACAAGCAGACAGGCCCTCACTTTAATATCTGATTTGCAAGATGTCCTGTGACAGTGCCGTACTCGAGGGTCAGCCTACATTTTTTTACTCAATTGCTGGATTGGGGCTTGAACTTTCTAACTCCCATTAAAAGTGTTAGTGCTGAACTATGCTGAAAATTTAACTTGAATAATGGAATTTCGTTAGAGGTCTGTTCCTTGTCCTCCTCTAATATCAGGAAATCTCTGATCATAAGATCATGAGAAATAGAAAGAGTAGGCTTTTcaactctttgagcctgctccgtcattcattgaGATCGTCAATGATCTGATAGTGATCTTAGCCCCACTTTTTTGTCTgcctcccataacctttgactccctctgCAGCCCATAAAACATAGCAGTCATCCCAATAGGAATAATAAATAAGCATTGATGTAGCAGTTAAAGTTCAAAAAAATTGGTTTAAAAAAGAATATTGAATGAAGCTTGTTGGAAGCCAATAGGACATTAAGATTAGATTGGGATGCTCATTGAACAAAAACAACTAGTACAGACCCAATGGGTGAAATGCTGTTTTCCTATgggcgcggcacggtggcacagtggttatcactgctgcctcacagcatcaggaacccggattggattcccggcttgggtcactttggtgtggagtctgcacattctccccgtgtctgcgtgggtttcctccgggtgctccggtttcctcccacagtctgaaagacgtgctggttaggtgaattggccatgctaaattctccctcactgtacccgaacaggcaccagactgtggcgactaggggattttcacagtaatttcattgcagtgttattgtaagcctacttgtgacaataataagtaaactttaaaactattgtGCTGTGTGATTACTTGGTTATATGTTAGCTAAAGCAGTGGGATTAATGTACTATCATAATTTCTCTGCTCATTTGGGTGGAGTTATCAGGTTTTGCCAGAAATAGCTAAACTATAACTTGTTTTAAAATGACCATATAAAAATGTTGGTTTTATTTTGTATTGTATTTCTCAAAGAATAACATGTTAATTTGTAATGATTTTGCCTGAATGTATCTCAGATAATGCTGCGTGTTTTTCTAGGAAGGTGTGGAGGCAGAAAAAAGAGCTATCTACCTCATGTCTAAGTTACGGAATGAGCTGCAAACTGACAAGCCGGCACTACCTCTTACAGATGGATTACCTGATGCTGACCTGTGGAATGAATACCTGGAACACCAACAGGCTAGACTGGATACGGGTGAAAGCCCCAGCTGGTTTAAATCAGCCTGGCTGTACATGGAGTGTTACATGTACCGTCGCATTCATGAATCACTACAACTCAAGTGAGTGAATTCAATTCgctgaaaataaattttaaacttttaaaaacttccaTAACTTTTCATTTGAAaaaattgggcaggattttctggccacgctcgccccaaggctggaaaatcccacccgcggtcaaaggacctttgcgtggtccgtgtTTTACCcagtacgattcccgtggcaggcgggacgggaaaatttcacccattgtGTCTAGAATATAAAGATCTGAAGATGGaaattgcatttgtatggtgtcttTGCAACACTTTTGAAGAACGCTTTTATCACCTTGTTCTCCCATTTTTAAAGATTTGTGGACCTAAAACCCAAGGTTGCTCTGCTTGTAAAGTTTTACCATTGAGTTTGTACAAACTCTTCTTCCCTAAACATATCACCTTTCCTTTCTATTCATTAAATTTCATCCGCCGTCGATCTACCCAATTGACTGATCTGTCTTTATCCTTCCGAAGTCATGCCCTGCTCTCTTAAccaatgcacagtaagaagtctcacaacgccaggttaaagtccaacaggtttatttggaaccatgagctttcggagcactgctccttcatcagctgagtgaaaCTCTAGTAtggcactcatctgatgaaggagcagcgctccaatggcggcatggacaggttgggccgaagtcatagaggtttacatgctgtaaacctcaatgactttaacctggtgttatgagacttcttactgttttttctatttattagtgtcacaagtaggcttacatcaacactgcaatgaagttactgtgaaaatcccctagtcgccacactgcccaccccagtcaaatgccggcatttccacatctgaACCAATGCAACAGTTCTGGGACATTTGCAAACTGTGATGTTGTGTCCCTGTGTTTCTTAGTTGTGAAgatctttgggatatcctgaggatgtagtaaggtgccatataaaagcaaatttctgtCTGATTGTGTAGCACCTTGAGATGTTCCTCTCTGTTAATAATGTGTGTTAATAAATATAagcttttatttttgtttgaacAATCCCACAAGAGATCAACAAGAATCGATGATGTTAAAGATCAAGgaaatgttggactttaagctgtaAAGTCTGTAAATTAATTTACTTTTATGTTCACTGTGTTGCAGTCCTCCCATGTGTGATTTTGATGTATTTAATGAAGCAAAGACCCAAAGTTTCTTCACATCGCAACAGGCTATCATTGTTATCTGCACCTACTTTCtagaaatgaaaaagaaaataaaatgttttgaGGATACTCAACTCAAAGCTGAGTTTCTGCTGCTCGTGCAGGTAGGCCTTAAATAAATGGGTCGTGTACAAGTTTGTATTTGTCTAGTTATTACTAAAGTTGAAGGTTGAGTGCTAATATCAGATTGTACAATACAATAATTGATCCATGATTCACTTGGAGCTACAGACCCTGGCATTGTTGCTCAGTGCCACACAAAGTCTGTAAGGTGAAGTTTTTTAAGCATTAGGAAAGAAAGATACTTGAGTATTTTCTTATTTTCATTCAGTATCGACAACATAGCTTCAAGGTACAAGATCCTTGCTAGAATCAGCTTCCAGGGTTCATTTTAATGCACAGTTCACATAAACAAAATCTCACCAACACCAAAGGAAAAGTCACAAAATATATCCTAAAAAGCAATTGTGCCACGATATGAGTGTTTGTAAAGTTATGATTAATATTGTAGATAACTGACAGCAACCACAAGATCTCTCATCTTTGTGTACTTGTAGTCATTCATATAGTTTTCTTGAGGTgaagaggcggcatggtggcacagtgattagtgctgctgcctcacagtgccagggtcccaggttcaattccggcctcgggtcactgtgtggagtttacactttctccccgtgtcctcccacactccaaagatgtgtgggttaggttgattggctatgctaaattgaccctagtgtcagggggattagcaaggtaaatatttgGGTTTACACATATTGTTTGTTAGATTATAGTTAGATAATTCGAAATTCTCAGAAAAATGCTAACTCCCAGTTGTTCAAATTGTGGATAATTGTGGATAAATTATGTATCAACACCACTGAAATTTATCTTTTGTAACTTCAGAAACAATATGGAAAATcagcaggagtagggcctgggtcggtacagacttgatgggctgaatggcttccttctgtactgtagggattctatgattttattataGCTGCATTTTTATGATTGTTTATAAGGATTGCATGTATCCATATACATCCATTTGCAGTCATTTCCATGCTTTGTAACAATCTTGTGATTATTAATCTATTATTGGTCGCTTAGTTAGTAGGGATCAGTCAGACTTTTCCTACCCCTGGGTTCAAGGcatctgtcatgatgtggagatgtcggtgttggactggggtaaacacagtaagaagtctcacaacaccaggttaaagtccaacaggtttatttggtagcaaataccataagctttcggagcactgctccttcgtcagatggagtggaaatctgctgtcaaacagtgcaaacagacagaatcaagttgcagaatactgattagaatgcgaatcctacagccagccagatcttaaatgtacagacaatgtgggtggagggaactgtttgcactgtttgagagcagatttccactccatctgacgaaggagcagtgctccgaaagcttatggtatttgctaccaaataaacctattggactttaacctggtgttgtgagacttcttactgtgttcaaggcATCTGCCAAGGATGCTACATACAGATAAAAGATGTGAAAATAGGCAGGATACACTAGGATGCAGTGAGATAAATGCTTTACAATCTGATGCATTTTTAGTATGTATTTGAAATTTTAAGAATAAGTGTTGTATTTCATGCGACAGTTACAGTCACTCATATAATGGGTGCAGATTAGCCCTCAGCCAATTCtttctcttagaacatagaacagtacagcacagaacaggcccttcggcccacgatgttgtgccgagctttatctggtcGGTACAGCTGAATTTCAAATTGTTAGATAATTTGAAATTCCCCAGAAAAATGCTAACTCCCACTTGTTCAAAACAGCTATAATTATCAACACCACTGAAATTTATATTTTGTAATTTCAGAAACAATATGGAAAATCAGCAGGAGATGCTTTAGCCTTTAACTTCCatttgttacaatcccagctgataacactggacaagtcagattctagagtgaaacctggcttgattAATGCTAACTTTTTTTAGAAACCATGGTGGAATGTTACTGAACTAACGGAgactgctgatgaacttttaacataaagaataaaacatttattaaacaagaaatgttaactatattacaccagacaaaaagCAGAAAGATGTCAATGCCACAAGAAAATGTTTCAAATCACACTAATCTGTTAGGggccagaccagaaactccaaggtatgttatgaagttagcctcgaccccaacttttacttttggcattagggtgagcataaggtgtttcactccaggtatgatgcaaGTGACTcagtaggaagcttttatcagaacaaactttatttaagaacacagttagaatgtagcaaaaagaattagcataacttttaccaattaaaatacttgaacatgacaaagtataattcttaaccagcaatctctatagttccaatttaaagcaatatccccatagacatacatccttcttcagaattaatTAGCataaaaaacaagtatgctcatgtaatgctagatttccagccttttatcacttctggacagagatccagacagcagtttccagagaaggatatatcctcaaaacagcagaacttcagagaagtgAACCTAGTCTCTGGCAGTTCTCAGACTTCAGAGTCAGAGAGGGATACATCTATCTGCAGCTTccaaacagcagagaaagagacttatttcctagcagattccagtctccaacttcagagagggaaaaagagaggCACTGTTCTTCGATTGTTCGCCAACAACTCAAAGCAGCAACTAAGCTTGAATTCTCTGTGTATGCCgagctccacccagtcatatgaccttacctatcaatcaacctaatcaagtcctacCTTTGGGGAACCAGTAAAAGCAccagaacagcattagtccagattaaaacaaacattctagcaattaggagcagTTATGCTGCTGCAATAACAATAAAGGGCTGCTGGATACAGACAAAACTGTATTGGAAATAAACAAAAACTGCCTAAACAGATCTTACATAAGGAACATGACAAATACATTCCttgaaggcacagtatcatcacaattccTTTACAGACACATAAACCAGTGAAGATTTACTCATCACCACCCTCACCAACAGGCTTTTCACTTGAGACTGGAAGAGTTGCCAGTGGTTTCTTCTGGTGAATTATTatatgggccagaccaggtaaggacagcagatttccttccctaaaggatattagtgaaccagatgtgacaAACAATGTACATTTTTAAAGTTGTATTTTTATTTGTATGTCTTCTTGTGTTAAGGAAGGTAGAGTGATTTCAGTTTCATGTTGGTGGGGTTTATGAGTTTTGGTGGATGCTCAATGCTTTTCACCCAACTTGTATCTCTCCCTGAAGCACCCAAAGCCGTACTCTATACTCACTATGGCTTCAACTGTAGAGCAAATACGAGTTCCCTAAACTCAGTCTCCTAGTGGCCTTGTAGTATTTTTTAATAGAGAGCTTTAAATTCTGTCTTCTCTCCCTGACATATACTGAATTCTTCCCTGCCTTTCTCTGTGTCACTTGACCATGTCTTTTTCTGCTTCCATGTTTTTTTCCCAAAATCATGAAACCTCAAACCCTTTTTTACCCATCTCTTTAACTTCTAACTCATTAAAATGAAAAGCCTGACTTTTCCGCCACAGATCCATCTAGACTTGTAGACACCAAAACTCATAAACCCCACCAACATGAAACTGAAATCACTCTACCTTCCTTAACACAAGAAGACATACAAATAAAAATACAACTTAAAAAATATACATTGTTTGtcacatctggctcactaatatcctttagggaaggaaatctgctgtccttacctggtctggcctatatgtgactccagagccacagcaatgtggttgactttcaactgccctctgaaatgtccgagcaagccactcagttcaagggcagctagggatgggcaacaaatgctggccatccagcgtcgcccatgtcccatgaatgaattaaaaaaacacatttgCAATAAAGAAGTATTTTCGGAAAAGAAGCTGCATAAATAACACATTATTACAAACAAAATTCAAAGCTGGGCAGGTAGTTATCAAAATAATGAAATACCCTGAGGCGGTCTGTCTTCATGGATTGCAATAGTGCATTCAATGTAGCCTTGATATTTAACTCAATGTCTTATTGATTTATGTGTATCTCAGTTGCTGTTCCAAACAGATTTTCAGTGTTCTGAATTGGGATTTATTGGACAGCATTGAACGCATCACTTTGCAAGTTCCCCAGGCCCAGAAAATTCAAATAGAccaataaatgttttaaaatgcaCAGATGACTAATAATATACTTAGGTCTCTACCATATATAACTCACCAAATACAGTTTGAACACCTTTCCATGTGTCAATTAGGAATGGTAGGGAAGAGGGAAAAGTTTCAAAAGGGTgctacggcggcacagtggttagcactgctgcctctcagtgccagggacccgggttcgattcccagcttgggtcactgtctgtgtggagcctgcacgttctccccgtgtctgtgtgggtttcctccgggtgctccggtttcctcccatagtctgaaagacgtgctggttaggtgcattggccatgctaaattctccctcagtgtactcgaacaggtgccgtagtgtggcgaataggagattttcacagtaacttcattgcagtgttaatgtaagcctacttgtgacactaataaataaactttaaactttaacaagtGATCTTTTAAGGTGTTCTAAGTCCACTTATGATATCAATCATTTTTTGAAAAGATGTGGGCTGAGTGGAACGTCCATTTGTGATGCTTATGATTACAAATTGCTATTTCCATATTTCTGAGGTATCATGGCAATAAATCTGCACTGTTTAAAAATTGATTTTCCTTAACATTTTCTCACTGCagtattcaatttttaaaaaatgaatgcaAACTTTAGgtcatgctccagtttccttccacagtccaaagatgtgcgggttaggtggattggccaagctaaattgccccttagtgccagggagactagctagggtaaatgcatggggttatgggaatagagcctgggtgggattgtggtcggtgcagtctcgacgggccaaatggcctccttctgcactgtaggattctatggttcactgTCACCTGCTTTTATTAAGTTGCACAGTATTAAATCAAGGATCACTTCAAAGTGAATGTTTTCACTGTCATTTCTGTGTCTTGTCATCTTGGGCGGAAAGAAGTATTTTCTTAACGTGCGAAATAATGTTTCTGGAGTTATTGTGGACACTTTGTCAACATTTTAATTTCCTGTGCTGTGAGAAGAAAATGTTGGTCGCTTATCgtgttatttttaaaatctagGTTGCACTGTGGGGAAACAGATGTGACCTTTCCATTTCTGGCGGCCAGGACAACTCTCAAAAGCTCAATCCACTAACGTCTCTGGAATCTCTGAAGCCCTGCATCCTGGTGGATGATTCTGAAATTGTTGGGGAACTCCTCATGAACAGTAAGAGAAACAAAACCTCAGAAACAGCTTGCACCCGAATAGATATTGTCCTTGACAATTCAGGATTTGAGCTGGTGACAGACCTGATACTGGCGGATTTTCTCATTACCTCACGATTGGCCGACGTGATTCACTTTCACGGCAAAAGCATACCTTGGTTCGTTTCGGATACAACCAAGGAAGATTTTGACTGGACGCTGAAGCAGATGCAGGCAGCCAATCACGCGCAGTTGTCCAGATGCGGTGTGATGTGGGAAAATAATATGAAGCAAGGTATTTGGGTTTATCACGATCATCCTTTCTGGACCCTCCCTCACGAGTTCTGTGACATGCCTCTGGTTGCACATGACCTGTATGCCGAATTGCAGAAGTCAAATTTGATCTTTTTCAAGGGAGACCTGAACTATAGGAAACTAACAGGGGACAGAAAGTGGAGCTATACTGTTTCCTTTGACACTGCTCTACGTGGATTTCAACCAGCGCCACTTTGTAGCTTGAGAACACTGAAAGCTGACATTCAGGTTGGCTTAAAGCCCGGACAAGGCGAGCAGCTGGCAGCCTCTGATACAGAATGGATGATCAGCGGACGGTATGCCGTGATTCAGTTCAGTAACTCTCACCAAAAATAATGCTTACAAAGCTACCTGCACGGTATATCAGCAAGTCTGTCTGGTTGATCATGGGGCTGCTCTGTAACAGTCAGCTTGCTTCTTTATTGTTTACAGAACACGTACTGATCTTAAGAAAGTTATGGTCTAAGATTTTTTATAATTTAGTTTTTTGAGGcgggcaggaatgaagggggcTTCATTTCAGGAATGTTTTATGAAAATAGCAGAATCGACCAGGACGTAATCTGCAGAAAACAAAATGTCTTTATGTAAAACTGAAATGCTACTCTAGTGTCGCTAATATATGATTAACAACAAATCATTTTAATATCAGTTACCAGTTCCTTGTGAAATATGTGTTCATTCAGAATTAAAATGATTGCTGGAGGTGACATGACATTTTATGCTTTTGTTTCAAGCATTTTTGTGAACATTTAGCAGATGCTTCGGCGATCAACAAGTAATTATTCTAATAGAATTAGAGTGAAATGTATATTGGCTTCTTTCCTATGTGAACTGATAAATGACTACAAAAGGTGTATCACCATATATACCTGTTTTAACATATAACCTTTCAGGATGAAGAACACATAATTGTGCCAGACTATGTTTTAACCTATGGAAAATCAGTATGATCAAACCAGCTACTCATTTTACACTCTTAGCTCAATGGAAAGTAAAATCAGGCAGTGTGTAAAATGGCTGTCTGATCTAACCATGCAAGTTACCCACGAGATGGATCCGAGTAAAACCACTCTCTGCGACATTGCTCATGGTGTATTGAAGGTCTGCGAATCATTTGGCTCATGGGTCGTGTGTTAAATTATCCACAAGGCTATTTAAACAACAGTGGTTCACCCATCACAGtaacaattatacagggccttgatgaggccacacctagagtattgtgtgcggctttggtctccttttctgaggaggaatgttcttgctctcgagggagtgcagtgaaggtttaccaggctgattccggggatggcgggactgatgtatgaggagagattgactaggtcaggattgttttcgctggagttcagacttataaaattctaataggtctagacagggtagatgcagggaggatattcccgatggtggggagtccagaaccagggatcaaagtctgaggattcagggtagacagaccatttaggatagaggtgaggagacatttcttcacctgaagagtggtgagtctgtggaattcattaacacaggaagtagttgaggccaaaacattgagtgtattcaagaggtggctggatattttttttaaaaaatggcacttggggcgaatgggatcaaaggttatggggaaaaagcaggattaggctattgagttggatgatcagccatgatcgtaatgaatgatggagcaggttcgatgggccaaatggcctccccctgctcctagcttctatgtttctatgtaacacagCAAATTCACTGCAACAATCTATCACATGGTGACACAAGGTAAACAGGTCTTAGCGATACCGCAAAATACATGCTCTCACAGATCTTAATACTGTAAAGCTATTTGCTGTGATACTAATGAGATAGAATTAATCTTCTTCCCTCCTGGACATTGTAGTAGGATAATGATGTTAAAAAAAGAACTGTGGCAAGCTTGTTTCCCAGAACATAATACACACAAAACACTGAATAACTTTCATATTTCACTGTTAAAACAACTGTAAATGcaataaatttaattaataaataaaattaatacaaataaatgtaataaataaaaataataataaataaaattaaaataaactgtAAACATCCATGACTGCTTTTCGTGGACGGCCTTCAATCTCATTCCAGCCCCATCGTTGCAAATCTCAGCCTACCGGCCTTATTCCTGTATGCTGTCTGCCTTGGTCTACCCAGCCTGTACTGCTGCGATGTAAAGTATAGCAGACAGATTCTGACATCAGCTGAGGCTCAACTATAATCAATGAGTTAACATTCTTTCCAAAGGAAAGTTTTCCCTTTTATGTTTTGTGCCTCCTTCCCTGAATTATATCTTTCAAGTGTTCATATTTTGATACATAAATTGTTCATAGTTTTCTAACAGTGTTCCAATACTGCCAGCCTTTTGTTCACTGCTCTCAAGTGCTAGGACATGGAGGCTAAACTTGATTCTTCAATATAAATCCCTTAGAGACTATCCTGTTGGTTTGCTGAGCAGTCGGATTATTCGC
The DNA window shown above is from Mustelus asterias chromosome 15, sMusAst1.hap1.1, whole genome shotgun sequence and carries:
- the dcph1 gene encoding damage-control phosphatase ARMT1 isoform X1, with product MAARPGLAMPQVEVPDSLSAKYTGSFAYFTVKDRLPQILTKAIDTVHRNMENFFQKYGQEGVEAEKRAIYLMSKLRNELQTDKPALPLTDGLPDADLWNEYLEHQQARLDTGESPSWFKSAWLYMECYMYRRIHESLQLNPPMCDFDVFNEAKTQSFFTSQQAIIVICTYFLEMKKKIKCFEDTQLKAEFLLLVQVALWGNRCDLSISGGQDNSQKLNPLTSLESLKPCILVDDSEIVGELLMNSKRNKTSETACTRIDIVLDNSGFELVTDLILADFLITSRLADVIHFHGKSIPWFVSDTTKEDFDWTLKQMQAANHAQLSRCGVMWENNMKQGIWVYHDHPFWTLPHEFCDMPLVAHDLYAELQKSNLIFFKGDLNYRKLTGDRKWSYTVSFDTALRGFQPAPLCSLRTLKADIQVGLKPGQGEQLAASDTEWMISGRYAVIQFSNSHQK
- the dcph1 gene encoding damage-control phosphatase ARMT1 isoform X2, whose product is MENFFQKYGQEGVEAEKRAIYLMSKLRNELQTDKPALPLTDGLPDADLWNEYLEHQQARLDTGESPSWFKSAWLYMECYMYRRIHESLQLNPPMCDFDVFNEAKTQSFFTSQQAIIVICTYFLEMKKKIKCFEDTQLKAEFLLLVQVALWGNRCDLSISGGQDNSQKLNPLTSLESLKPCILVDDSEIVGELLMNSKRNKTSETACTRIDIVLDNSGFELVTDLILADFLITSRLADVIHFHGKSIPWFVSDTTKEDFDWTLKQMQAANHAQLSRCGVMWENNMKQGIWVYHDHPFWTLPHEFCDMPLVAHDLYAELQKSNLIFFKGDLNYRKLTGDRKWSYTVSFDTALRGFQPAPLCSLRTLKADIQVGLKPGQGEQLAASDTEWMISGRYAVIQFSNSHQK